In Zingiber officinale cultivar Zhangliang chromosome 1A, Zo_v1.1, whole genome shotgun sequence, the DNA window TTCGAAACAGAGTAGATAGCAGTAAGCAGGAAGCTGTAGAAAAATAGTTGTAGGCGGTGATTGCAGTTCATCGCATCAATCATTTTGTTTTCTCAAGCTATTGCAAAAGGAAAGCTTTGCTGCTTTCAAATGTTCTGATGGTATTcgttaatgttttttttatattaactaatttaagttttcctcatttaCAACTTATAGTTTTCCCTTTTTACAAATCAAAGGATGCCATTTTGAGGACTCAATTCTAATCCAATGAATGCCGTAAGAGAGCTTATCCACTGTAAAAGTACTAATCCTTTATAAAATAAGGTTCATTTTATAAATTTCAAATCAAGAGTATAGATTTCTTGATTGTTTTCTTTATCTATTATTTTCTTCCACTTTAGTACGTCTCATCCTATAACATACAAAATACTCTTCAGAAACTTGCTGCTAATTTGGATGCCTAAAATGCTGAACCAAAGAAAATAATTGACACAACAAACACACAGGGAAGCCTCAGCGTCAACACTACAAAACAAAGATTGAATCTCAGGGCTTCGGTAGAACCTGAATTGTACTAGTTTTCCAAGAAGTTTCAGAGTAAACAGAGAAGTCTACTGTTGACTTAATCGATGGTAATTGCATAAATCCGCCAATCTGCGCGGTGTCATCAAATATGTTGTACAATCCATAAATAACCAGAACCAATTGGTCCTGAAATTTGTCATAACCTTATAACTCAATGATAGCAAAAGAAAGCATCAAAGCAACATCAAAGTGTTATTCAATTCACGAGTTTCTGTGTTATTAATGAACATGAAGTAAAAGCAGGATAGCTTTCCAAAGTGAATCCTGTTTCCAAGCTACAGGCTACCCGAGCAGGAACATTGATATTAAAATTGTTGTTTAGTGATCATGATGCTTCGCCTCAAAGAGACCATCTGGACCTGGAAACCAAATCCAATAAAGATTGTCAAAAAAGTGAAAGTGCAAAATCAATATCAAATATGTAACACAGTAAGTGTTCAATATTTATATGCAATCCTAGTTGGTGAGACAATCATTCAAACAACACATATACATGCTTTGTCGGCTGCATAGGCAAAAATACTGCAAAAAATACACAGATATTCAAAATGAGTAAGAATTCTTGACAGATAACAACAATattacaattttttaaaactagtTCTTGTAGATTAGACCAGAATAAAAGTCAATAGCACACAATTTTATGCAATTTATTTTATATCTTGAAAACTTAAGATTTCACTTTTCATGGCTCATACAATTAGTTCCCCATATGGCAATTAGAGTTTTGAATGAAATCAAACTAGATGCAACTTTTGAGTCAAGATTTTTTTGACAAGTCACTCAATCTGACTTCTGAAAAAAGAACCCGTCAAAATCAGAACAGATTCTGGTAAAATTCATGCCCGCAATCCATAAAATTCAATCCATCTATGCTTGTCACGGTATCTTATCAACGTAGTATGGGGAAAATGTGCATCCAATTACAGCCATCTCATTTAACATGAGTTGAGCAAATAAAACATCCAATGACAGCCATCTCATTCAACATGGGTTGAGCAAATAAAGTATCCAATTACAGCCATCTCATTTAACATGAGTTGagcaaataaaacatatacataAAATAAGGTGAAGGACAAAAAAGACTCGCATTCATGTCTGTGTCCACTGGATGATGGCTGTctagtttaagttaaaaacttaAAACAGCATGGTTAGTCTACAAAAATGTCTGTTGAGAAAGCCCACAAGAAATTCAGTAAGTCAGTCTAGTCCACTGAACTTCAGTTCATCTTAATGTTCCTTAGTTGCTAGATTTTTCATATAATTATGCATTGATAAAAAGTCATCATTGTTATCATCATCAATAAACCATGTTTGTCAATGATGAATCTTATAACTCCATAGAGCTCTATGAATGGTTATATGTATTACTAGTAATATTCAAGTCAATTAAATCATTTTTCATTTtagtatttattaatttaattgatcCTCCTATGCCCTCCACGCCATCTGCCCTAATAGATTCAATTCTTCTATGTATAAAATCTATTGATCATCTTTAAACATGCCAATACCATCACAACctattttctcttattttatcaTGAGCTAAGTATAATTATTccgaattaatattttttattatatcatTTTTAGTACCTCTACACATCAATCTTAGTGTTCTCATTTGTGTTGCATCAATTTCTCATACATTTAGCTTCCTAATTGCCCAACACTTTGATCCATAAAATACAATAAGTCATACAACACTAATGTAAGTCTTTCCTTTTAGCTTAAAGAGCAAACACACAAGATTCATTTTAACAATATGAATATAAAACCTTTTTCCATATTAACAATATCTTCATTGATAACAAATCCAAGGTGTCTAAATCTTTTATAGAGATTTATGTTCTACTTATCTTAAAACCACTAGTTTCTAAAGATTTTCTATAATTCATGCTTAGAATTTAATCTACTTACACTCATCAATTAACACTATATCAGCTGCTGTATATAGCATGCACCAAAAACCTTTATCTCGAATATGATTGATTAGTTCATATAGAAGTAACCTAAAATACATAGGGACTAAAGGCAATCTTAACCGCTTGTCACCACCAAATAAAATGAATGAATATCCAAAAGAAGagacaagaaaagagaaaatcaaACGTGAAGAAATAACTCTCAATTGCCAATTAGTTGCTCCCAGTGTCTTTTTCCATGAATCCACTTTCGTCTATAATAAAATGATATGTGCCTTGATTTGTAATTGtacagacaaaaaaaaaattctaaaagaaaCTTTTAGCCTTATTTTACTAAGTTTGCTGGTTTGCCATCTCTATgtctttcttcttgctctctaagATGTGATTGTGTTCATGTATTGTATTCAAATGAATAAGAACACTCTACCAGGAGACAAGTACactccactggaattttgttcCTTCGCATTCAGCAATGTTTACAATAATACCCTTCAAGTCTTTTTTGCATTGTCACCCTCCACTACCATGTTTTGGATTATAAACAAAACATAAAAAGAATTGGCTTCTCAAGAAAGAGGAAATGGAATGAATAGGAATACAAacgaaatattttctaaaatcaCGTCCAATAGCCCTGCTAATTAACAGATGACACCAAACAGCGTAGGGCAGTTTGAGGTTAGAAGTTAGATGATCAAAGATTGAGTATAATTATACACAACATACAAAGGTAAATTGAACATTACAGAAGCGCCTGATACCAATTTCATGAGggtttcataattattttaatttcagATTTCTTTATCATGCATGTGCATCCTTCGAATATGTCAAGAACAACTGCTAAAAGGCAATCATGCAAAATAATTTAACTAGGTAAGAAGATTTTCAAAAAAGATATCACTAACGAAACAAGTAAAATTTTTCATGAGATAAAGGAAGTATTCGTTACCAAAATGATCAATTgatattgcaaaaaaaaaatttaaaaatggacACAAATCAAATTCAACCGAGGATAGGGGGACAAAATATCAGGGTAAAAAGACAAACCCCATGGGAATTCCTTGTTACGGATGTGCAAATAAGTGTAAGCCTGCAAAGGATGACAGAAAAATCTCGTAAATTGAGCACTATGAAATCATCAACGACAAAGACGTAAAAAAATGAGGAGATACCGGAGTTTCTTCGTAATGGGGATGCCCTTTGGAGAGGTTGTAGATGGAAAGGATCGTGCAGGTAAAAATACCACCATATGCTATCTTCTCCCACTTCGCAGCTTCACCTGCAAAGATCGCAACAAAACGCACCTTATTTCACAGGCATCAAGAATTCGAGAACCAGAGGTGACAAGAACCACCGATCTAAATCACCCCCTCCcccaaatccaaaaaaaaaaaccctaatcgaaagACGAAGAACGGAGGGGCAATACTGGCGTCATCGTGGGCGGAAGCGGAGAAGCTCCGCTTGGGTGCCTCCGCAGCTTTGCTCTTCGCTCCCTGCCGGAGAAGCAAAGACGCAGATCGAAGGCCGGATCTCGCCATTAACGCCGACATgatcctcctctttctctcaatCTGACCCAATATTTTACGGGTTAGCTTTTCACTAGGTTTCTTGGGCTACTTATTCTCGAATGCCAATACGATGTCTGCCCATCAAACGGCTTAAAATAGATTTCCAAAACATTAATAACTTTACTAAAACAAAAAAGAAGCAAAAAACGGGGGTAAATATACATATGACCCCACCTAAATTTTAATGTAGAGAAATTTTCAAAAACGTACATCTAATATTTGATTCCTTTCCATGTGCGTAAAgacctaaaatattttttatcgtTATTTCTTTCTGATATTTTAGGCCTTAAAgttaatttttaggaattttaaatattcaaaaatatatatgaataaaaTGTTGTGAAATTTTAGGCCTTA includes these proteins:
- the LOC122033856 gene encoding cytochrome c oxidase subunit 6a, mitochondrial-like; translated protein: MSALMARSGLRSASLLLRQGAKSKAAEAPKRSFSASAHDDASEAAKWEKIAYGGIFTCTILSIYNLSKGHPHYEETPAYTYLHIRNKEFPWGPDGLFEAKHHDH